The Thermostichus vulcanus str. 'Rupite' genome window below encodes:
- a CDS encoding response regulator, producing the protein MNEEAQKRILSYFIEEARDHLATIEQVLLSLRDSMNDPELINELFRAAHSIKGGSAMLGLTSIQRTAHRMEDFFNIFRSHPGGVPVDQHLETLLLRAFDSLSMLLEELQSPRGLTEEVGNATLAELEPVFQETEKHIQNLLGEGSVPSPPPRIPAPVAPAAARTPQQDMTEVVPQLLRQMLDLFKQRDQPGIRERLAQVNRALAEIGQTHALSSWQQLTETVGQAIQNPDTDLRNLALVALRDLKQGQQLILEGKPEQVAASAELRQLAQPAAPSAPLDPLEVLVQQQIPPLLRQMLDWFKRPDDPATRPALQALTQSLHNLGQSSAVDMGGWTSLTGLIGEILADPGQDLRQLALPVLRDLKQAHQALARGAASSIEPSAELLAFRPVPVVPEEPEGLAAFDLGLTWEPEPEATAEPEPLLPEPDSIGTPEDWAAAAGIPPEDSFSPDLSWEPEPRPEEALDTPVPAGGDLSQGSSEWDWVGESGLAETESAEAAWDLLAEPPSAAESEWTLEEDAAADNLFIPEMGGEAELDLSWSDAAGTGDGWDPEVSAPAAAEDPWGNWEPSLDSGLGTTPPELASEPEASLVEERVLEASLAAALEGFDPTPLTLEEEASTAFDDLFANAEELSGIEAPPLDLLAPSPEPIPEDLEDLSQRLEEVKAEGDLVDLFAEVMDEAVAQSLPAEPTELEWAGEPSSSWDLSPSPEVETVSTWPDPPAEDSSPSALDFLTYSEPTPPAEPVPEGSVEEAALEEAFDLWMGEVSGFTPVAEDANAGSLGDLLSESVEPTPEGAAEETNLLDSEPTGFEFPEFGAELWGTEPSETSDLESDLENAAVDALAEPPLELDDVSPPADLADWGDLASDFSQPAETGSQEEPESSNALVFNAEEESLESLFATPAGEVDSLFVTPESAESAEVGDFLADEPFPSLDEFAAAPDSLWTEAPIDSSVEFETAAFVPTEDSTPLPSIADTEAELSFGDLFSSDDLEEPLSPETALELPPSERSEQPEAWAGNEPESPAVEVPEPANADADWGLLEEIFPTQEDLSVEPQSTDLGGIAASTEASFDRLDALFTDESETEGLNLEANRSLSAMDADGDGQVDLDELSQFFAEEETLTGFGEAMNSPAEVDLDSQLAGLFAEDDFFASQPSLAEEVETETLDSGPRLEDLAALFDEGEPTATLEETAPTPEPVVTGDVGSDFEAQLESLLGDLDTPAKVPVTPSVPTPTVAAPVTAPTPIAPSTRRTSAFNNPVMRVEVRHLDSINNLVGELVVNRNSMEQNQTRLRQFLDGLLGRVQQLGDLGQQMRDQYDRSLLESALFSSRSSTYSGAVTVGSGRYGEDRPGRSGRGHSSGQDFDKLEMDQFTAFHALAQEIIELIVRVRESSSDIEFAVDEAEQITRQFRQVTTQLQEGLNRARMVPFSQIADRLPRAIRDLCVKTGKQANLVVDGRDTLIDKAILEELYDPMTHLVNNALVHGIEPPEERRRAGKSPEGKITIKAFYQGNQTIMVVSDDGAGIPVEKVRTKAQRLGLLSEQADEDEVFNVLFNPGFSVRDEGEVDDLAGRGVGLDVVRRNISELRGSIQVDSVRGKGTTFTIRLPLTLSISKAMVCVSDKALIAFPLDGVEEMLDIPADEVQMDEQGRPSIPWRDQRLHFQPLSQLLTYSRSHNRSRSEVYSISQDEGIIPIVILQSAGQYVALQVDSFVEEQEIVIKQLRGPVAKPPGISGATVLGNGRVLPIADIIELVDMAHGRRRDLNRFWLDHRGDEPTPEEVHQTTVLIVDDSITVRELLSMSFQKVGYRVEQARDGQDAWEKLRGGLPCDLIFCDIEMPRMDGLELLTRLREDSNLKHMPIAMLTSRGAERHRQTARELGATAYFTKPYLEEELLSAAARMLEGEQLLSPSPAS; encoded by the coding sequence ATGAACGAAGAAGCACAGAAGCGGATCCTAAGTTATTTCATTGAAGAAGCCCGCGATCACCTGGCAACGATCGAACAAGTGCTCCTCAGCCTACGGGATAGCATGAACGACCCGGAGCTGATCAACGAGCTGTTTCGAGCGGCCCACTCTATCAAAGGGGGATCCGCCATGCTCGGCCTCACCAGCATCCAGCGGACGGCCCACCGTATGGAGGATTTTTTCAACATCTTTCGCTCTCATCCGGGTGGAGTGCCGGTGGATCAGCACCTGGAAACCCTATTGTTGCGGGCTTTTGATAGCCTGTCGATGCTTTTAGAGGAGCTGCAAAGCCCGCGGGGCCTGACTGAAGAAGTGGGCAATGCAACCTTGGCGGAGTTGGAGCCTGTTTTTCAGGAAACCGAAAAGCACATTCAAAACCTCCTCGGCGAGGGATCCGTTCCTAGCCCTCCTCCCCGGATCCCGGCTCCTGTAGCCCCAGCGGCAGCCCGTACTCCCCAACAGGACATGACCGAGGTGGTGCCCCAACTGTTGCGGCAGATGTTGGATCTGTTCAAACAGCGGGATCAGCCTGGTATACGCGAGCGCTTGGCTCAAGTGAACAGGGCCTTGGCCGAGATTGGCCAGACCCATGCCCTCTCCAGCTGGCAGCAGCTCACAGAAACAGTGGGGCAAGCCATCCAAAACCCCGACACGGATCTGCGCAATTTGGCCTTGGTTGCTCTACGGGACTTGAAGCAGGGGCAGCAATTGATTTTAGAAGGCAAGCCTGAACAAGTGGCGGCTTCTGCAGAATTGCGACAGCTGGCCCAACCCGCAGCCCCCAGCGCCCCACTGGATCCCCTAGAGGTACTGGTGCAACAGCAGATCCCACCTTTGCTGCGCCAGATGTTGGATTGGTTCAAACGGCCCGACGACCCGGCAACCCGCCCGGCACTGCAAGCCTTGACGCAATCTTTGCACAATCTGGGACAGTCCTCAGCCGTAGATATGGGGGGATGGACATCTCTAACGGGCTTGATTGGTGAAATTTTGGCGGATCCCGGACAGGATCTGCGCCAGCTAGCTCTGCCGGTGTTGCGGGATCTCAAGCAGGCCCATCAAGCGCTGGCAAGGGGTGCGGCAAGCAGCATTGAGCCTTCCGCTGAGCTATTGGCCTTCCGTCCTGTTCCGGTAGTCCCTGAGGAGCCAGAAGGCCTTGCAGCCTTCGACCTTGGTCTCACCTGGGAGCCTGAGCCTGAAGCCACAGCAGAGCCAGAGCCTCTCCTCCCAGAACCCGACAGCATCGGTACACCGGAGGATTGGGCAGCGGCTGCCGGGATCCCCCCAGAAGATAGTTTCAGCCCTGACTTGAGCTGGGAACCTGAGCCTCGACCGGAGGAGGCCCTTGATACTCCCGTTCCTGCTGGCGGCGACTTGTCGCAGGGATCCTCCGAATGGGATTGGGTCGGAGAGAGTGGATTAGCGGAAACCGAGAGTGCAGAAGCCGCTTGGGACTTGTTGGCGGAACCCCCTTCTGCTGCAGAGTCGGAGTGGACTTTGGAAGAAGACGCTGCCGCAGACAACCTGTTCATCCCAGAAATGGGGGGAGAAGCAGAACTGGATCTGAGCTGGTCGGATGCGGCTGGAACTGGCGACGGATGGGATCCGGAAGTCTCTGCCCCTGCGGCGGCTGAGGATCCGTGGGGGAATTGGGAGCCCTCCTTGGATTCTGGGTTGGGCACAACCCCACCCGAACTGGCTAGTGAACCAGAAGCCAGCTTAGTCGAAGAACGGGTTCTGGAGGCTAGCCTAGCCGCTGCCTTAGAAGGCTTTGACCCCACCCCCTTGACTCTGGAAGAAGAAGCCTCTACCGCCTTTGATGACCTGTTTGCCAATGCCGAGGAACTATCGGGTATCGAAGCACCCCCGCTGGATCTGCTCGCTCCCTCCCCCGAGCCCATCCCAGAAGATCTGGAGGATCTAAGCCAACGGCTGGAGGAGGTGAAAGCAGAAGGGGATTTGGTGGATCTGTTTGCAGAAGTGATGGATGAAGCGGTGGCGCAGTCTTTACCGGCGGAACCCACCGAGCTGGAGTGGGCTGGGGAGCCCAGTTCGTCTTGGGATCTGTCCCCGTCGCCCGAGGTTGAGACGGTATCCACTTGGCCAGACCCCCCTGCTGAGGACTCTTCCCCGTCGGCACTGGATTTTCTCACCTATTCTGAGCCAACGCCCCCCGCTGAACCCGTTCCCGAAGGATCCGTCGAAGAAGCCGCACTGGAAGAAGCTTTTGACCTGTGGATGGGTGAGGTGTCCGGTTTCACCCCTGTAGCCGAGGACGCCAATGCCGGATCCCTGGGGGATCTGCTGTCAGAGTCCGTGGAACCTACTCCAGAAGGTGCGGCTGAAGAGACAAATCTGTTGGATTCGGAACCAACCGGTTTTGAATTTCCAGAGTTTGGAGCCGAGCTTTGGGGGACAGAGCCCTCAGAGACCTCAGATCTGGAATCAGATCTTGAAAATGCTGCCGTAGACGCTTTGGCCGAGCCTCCTCTGGAGCTGGATGATGTTTCTCCCCCTGCCGATCTAGCCGATTGGGGGGATTTGGCCTCTGACTTCTCACAACCGGCAGAGACGGGATCCCAAGAAGAGCCGGAGTCCTCCAATGCCCTAGTCTTCAATGCTGAAGAGGAGAGTCTAGAGAGTCTCTTTGCCACACCTGCAGGGGAAGTCGATTCTCTATTCGTCACGCCAGAATCGGCGGAGTCAGCCGAAGTTGGGGACTTCCTGGCCGATGAGCCTTTCCCCAGCCTGGATGAGTTTGCTGCAGCCCCAGACAGCCTGTGGACAGAAGCACCCATTGACTCTTCCGTTGAATTTGAAACAGCCGCCTTTGTCCCGACAGAGGACTCAACGCCGCTACCGTCCATAGCAGACACGGAAGCGGAACTTAGTTTTGGAGATCTCTTCTCCAGTGATGACCTAGAGGAGCCCCTGAGCCCAGAGACGGCTCTCGAGCTGCCTCCGTCAGAACGGTCAGAACAGCCTGAGGCTTGGGCTGGGAACGAACCCGAATCCCCGGCAGTAGAAGTTCCCGAACCAGCCAACGCGGATGCAGATTGGGGTCTGCTGGAGGAGATCTTCCCGACTCAAGAAGACCTGTCTGTAGAACCCCAATCCACCGATTTGGGAGGCATTGCCGCCTCTACCGAAGCCTCTTTTGACCGCCTTGACGCCCTCTTTACGGACGAGTCCGAGACGGAGGGCTTAAATCTGGAAGCCAATCGCTCCCTCTCGGCCATGGATGCAGATGGGGACGGACAAGTTGATCTGGACGAATTGAGTCAGTTCTTCGCTGAAGAAGAGACCCTTACGGGCTTTGGCGAAGCGATGAACAGCCCAGCAGAAGTGGATTTGGACAGTCAGTTGGCTGGACTCTTTGCCGAAGATGACTTCTTTGCCAGCCAGCCTAGCCTGGCGGAAGAAGTAGAGACAGAGACCTTAGATTCCGGCCCCCGCTTGGAGGATTTGGCCGCCCTCTTCGATGAAGGAGAGCCAACAGCCACCCTTGAGGAGACTGCTCCTACCCCAGAACCTGTTGTCACCGGTGATGTCGGGAGTGATTTCGAGGCGCAACTGGAATCTCTACTGGGAGACTTGGACACGCCTGCCAAAGTGCCGGTTACCCCATCGGTACCAACTCCCACCGTTGCTGCTCCGGTTACCGCACCAACCCCAATAGCCCCTAGCACTCGACGAACCTCTGCCTTTAATAACCCGGTGATGCGGGTAGAAGTGCGCCACCTCGACTCCATCAACAACTTGGTGGGAGAACTGGTGGTTAACCGCAACAGCATGGAGCAAAACCAAACCCGTCTGCGCCAGTTTCTGGATGGTCTTTTGGGTCGGGTACAGCAGCTTGGGGATTTGGGCCAGCAGATGCGGGATCAATACGACCGCTCGTTGTTGGAATCGGCTTTGTTTTCCAGCCGTAGCTCCACCTACAGCGGCGCCGTTACCGTTGGCTCCGGTCGCTATGGAGAAGACAGGCCAGGCCGATCCGGTAGAGGACACTCCTCAGGCCAAGATTTCGACAAGTTGGAGATGGATCAGTTCACCGCCTTCCATGCCTTGGCCCAAGAAATTATCGAATTAATCGTGCGGGTGCGGGAGTCTTCTTCGGATATTGAGTTTGCGGTGGACGAGGCAGAGCAGATCACGCGGCAGTTCCGTCAGGTGACCACTCAGCTACAGGAGGGCCTGAACCGGGCACGCATGGTGCCTTTCTCGCAAATTGCCGACCGACTGCCCCGTGCCATTCGGGATCTCTGCGTCAAAACCGGTAAGCAGGCGAATTTGGTGGTGGATGGGCGTGACACCCTAATTGACAAAGCGATTTTGGAAGAGCTGTATGACCCGATGACCCACCTGGTGAACAACGCCCTCGTGCATGGGATCGAACCTCCTGAGGAACGTCGTCGGGCCGGTAAATCACCAGAAGGCAAGATCACCATCAAAGCCTTCTACCAGGGCAACCAGACCATTATGGTTGTCTCCGATGATGGCGCTGGGATCCCGGTGGAAAAAGTGAGAACCAAAGCCCAGCGGCTGGGGCTTCTGTCGGAGCAAGCGGATGAAGACGAGGTGTTCAACGTCCTCTTCAACCCCGGCTTTAGTGTCCGTGACGAGGGGGAGGTGGACGATCTGGCCGGACGGGGTGTGGGGTTGGATGTGGTACGCCGCAACATTAGCGAACTGCGCGGCAGCATTCAAGTGGATTCTGTGCGCGGCAAAGGCACCACCTTTACCATTCGCCTGCCCCTGACCCTGAGCATTTCTAAGGCGATGGTGTGTGTTAGCGACAAAGCTCTGATAGCTTTCCCCCTTGATGGTGTGGAAGAGATGCTGGATATTCCTGCTGACGAAGTGCAAATGGATGAGCAGGGGCGGCCTTCTATTCCCTGGCGGGATCAGCGCCTGCATTTCCAACCCCTTTCGCAATTGTTGACCTACAGTCGCAGCCACAACCGCAGCCGTTCTGAGGTTTACAGCATCAGCCAGGATGAGGGCATCATCCCGATTGTCATTCTGCAAAGTGCTGGCCAGTACGTCGCCCTGCAAGTGGATAGCTTTGTGGAAGAGCAGGAAATTGTCATCAAGCAGTTGCGGGGGCCAGTAGCCAAGCCGCCGGGCATTTCCGGGGCAACGGTGTTGGGGAACGGGCGAGTGTTGCCGATTGCTGACATCATCGAGCTGGTGGATATGGCTCATGGTCGCCGTCGGGATCTGAACCGCTTCTGGCTGGATCACCGGGGCGATGAACCAACACCGGAAGAAGTGCATCAAACCACGGTGCTGATTGTGGATGACTCGATCACCGTGCGAGAGTTGCTCTCGATGTCCTTCCAGAAGGTGGGCTACCGGGTGGAGCAAGCCCGCGATGGCCAGGATGCCTGGGAAAAACTGCGGGGTGGTTTGCCCTGCGACCTAATCTTCTGTGACATCGAAATGCCGCGGATGGATGGATTGGAATTGTTGACCCGCCTGCGGGAAGACAGTAACCTCAAGCATATGCCGATTGCCATGCTCACCTCGCGGGGGGCCGAACGGCACCGTCAAACAGCGCGGGAATTAGGGGCAACGGCTTACTTCACCAAGCCCTACCTGGAAGAGGAGCTGCTCAGTGCTGCCGCCCGTATGTTGGAGGGAGAACAGTTGTTGTCACCCAGTCCAGCGTCCTAG
- the upp gene encoding uracil phosphoribosyltransferase: MTGQVITIDHPLVQHKLSLMRRVETTTAEFRALMREISLLMAYEVTRDLPLKPEPIQTPMASMLAPMLAAEKKLVLVSIMRAGQGLLEGMLELIPAARVGHIGLYRDPHTLIPIEYYFKVPTDIEDRDVLVVDPMLATGHSATAAVLRLRQTCPKSIRFVCLVAAPEGIQHFHEQHPDVPIYTAAVDEGLDEHGYILPGLGDAGDRLFGTR; this comes from the coding sequence ATGACCGGTCAGGTGATTACCATCGACCATCCCCTGGTGCAGCACAAACTCAGCCTCATGCGCCGCGTTGAGACCACCACCGCCGAATTTCGGGCCTTGATGCGGGAGATCAGCTTGCTGATGGCCTACGAAGTCACCCGTGATTTACCCCTGAAGCCGGAACCCATCCAAACCCCGATGGCCTCGATGTTGGCACCCATGTTGGCGGCGGAGAAAAAGTTGGTGCTCGTCTCGATTATGCGGGCCGGACAAGGGCTCCTAGAAGGGATGTTGGAGCTGATCCCGGCGGCACGGGTGGGTCATATCGGCCTATACCGGGATCCTCATACCTTGATTCCCATCGAGTACTACTTTAAGGTACCCACCGATATTGAGGATCGGGATGTGTTGGTGGTGGATCCGATGCTGGCCACAGGCCATTCGGCAACCGCAGCCGTTCTCCGTTTGCGCCAAACTTGCCCCAAGTCGATCCGCTTTGTCTGCTTGGTGGCTGCCCCTGAAGGGATCCAACACTTCCACGAGCAGCACCCCGATGTGCCGATCTACACGGCTGCTGTGGATGAAGGGCTGGATGAGCACGGCTATATTCTCCCCGGCTTAGGGGATGCCGGGGATCGCCTGTTCGGCACCCGTTGA
- a CDS encoding DUF305 domain-containing protein, with protein MPLYKTAHGRLLTSLVALGFVGIGIGLRAESASHVKTADHSVHAAHSMSLGPADESFDLRFIDAMIPHHEGAVIMAKEALEKSQRPEIRQLAEAILAAQSEEIEQMQAWRLSWYPEAPRYPLMWHEEMGHMMAMTPETLSDMRMDSDLGSADDQFDLRFMEAMILHHEGAVIMAEEALQKSQRPEILQLAEAILASQQAEIDQMRAWQQQWYPQ; from the coding sequence ATGCCCCTGTACAAAACTGCTCATGGACGGCTCTTGACCAGTTTGGTTGCCCTTGGATTTGTAGGGATTGGAATCGGTTTACGAGCAGAATCAGCTTCCCATGTGAAAACTGCCGATCACTCTGTCCATGCAGCTCACTCAATGAGTTTGGGCCCTGCGGATGAATCCTTTGATTTGCGGTTTATCGATGCGATGATTCCCCACCACGAGGGGGCTGTGATCATGGCCAAAGAGGCATTGGAAAAATCCCAACGGCCTGAAATTCGCCAGTTGGCGGAGGCTATTTTGGCGGCTCAAAGCGAAGAAATTGAGCAAATGCAGGCTTGGCGGCTGAGTTGGTACCCAGAGGCCCCCCGTTACCCGCTGATGTGGCATGAGGAGATGGGGCACATGATGGCCATGACACCGGAAACGCTCTCCGATATGCGCATGGATAGTGATTTGGGATCCGCCGACGACCAGTTTGACTTGCGGTTTATGGAGGCGATGATCCTCCACCACGAAGGAGCTGTGATCATGGCGGAGGAGGCTTTGCAGAAATCTCAGCGACCCGAAATCTTACAACTGGCCGAAGCCATCTTGGCCAGCCAACAGGCGGAGATTGACCAAATGCGAGCCTGGCAACAACAGTGGTATCCCCAGTAG
- the lnt gene encoding apolipoprotein N-acyltransferase, with protein sequence MMKLDQERPTGQRLLPTERKRSDRWLIPIAIGLLCLGSPNRWLHWFPGALLGLAPLFYLCERQQGWRRLGLTYGLWFCVCLYAFWVDPFSVQVLSAWEILGGFVVAPLIPLFFTTATLLSLDLSRPLPDWVRPLGIATVWTGLDGLLGLLWSPIPFHWGSLLFDWPLGIQIADVTGIWGVTFFAVFVNGVLWQLVEQGWRLWPTNPSTASPVVDQSRFWPTFACGLGLSGLVLAYGAVRLAHFDALAAGNRDPNFRVGAVQQVAWLEADRSWDYRMERYRELHQLSAQAVAEGAELVIWPEGALRARLLNTGLEPYVIEPMQGILPPTGALITGATEPDPRTAHLPEEQQRFFNTALLFDAEGNLLDLFGKQWIFPYFESGRYVPSPDGYRPLAGGERFGLLGVMVCLESVLPAPSRTLTRNGAESLIVISDDSWFGDSHWPMLHGKLSVFRAIENRRSVVFVNNTGGNLVVDPSGRLQQTGPIFQRGVITGEVMRRSEQTFFSRSGDWMAWLTLALSLGLLRWRWGSRSRRG encoded by the coding sequence ATGATGAAGCTGGATCAAGAACGTCCAACTGGGCAAAGACTGCTGCCTACAGAGCGTAAGCGATCGGATCGCTGGCTGATCCCAATCGCAATTGGGTTGCTCTGCCTGGGATCCCCCAATCGCTGGTTGCACTGGTTTCCAGGAGCCCTGCTGGGACTGGCACCGCTGTTTTATCTTTGCGAACGACAGCAAGGGTGGCGGCGACTGGGCTTGACCTATGGCCTTTGGTTCTGCGTTTGTCTCTATGCTTTTTGGGTGGATCCCTTTTCCGTCCAGGTGCTCAGTGCCTGGGAGATCCTCGGTGGATTTGTGGTGGCTCCCCTGATTCCGCTCTTTTTCACCACTGCCACGCTGCTTAGCCTTGACCTCAGCCGGCCTCTGCCGGATTGGGTGCGACCGCTGGGCATCGCCACGGTCTGGACAGGGTTGGATGGACTGTTGGGCTTGCTCTGGTCCCCGATTCCCTTTCATTGGGGATCCCTGTTGTTCGACTGGCCCCTCGGGATCCAAATAGCCGATGTGACCGGGATTTGGGGGGTTACGTTTTTTGCCGTGTTTGTGAATGGGGTGCTCTGGCAGTTGGTGGAGCAGGGCTGGCGGCTGTGGCCGACTAACCCTTCTACTGCATCTCCTGTTGTTGACCAGTCCCGTTTCTGGCCTACCTTCGCTTGTGGGCTGGGGTTGAGTGGGCTGGTCTTGGCCTATGGAGCGGTGCGTCTAGCCCATTTTGATGCTTTGGCTGCGGGCAATCGGGATCCCAATTTTCGGGTGGGGGCAGTGCAACAGGTGGCCTGGTTAGAGGCGGATCGCAGCTGGGACTATCGTATGGAGCGCTACCGGGAGCTGCATCAACTGTCTGCACAGGCGGTGGCAGAGGGAGCGGAGCTGGTGATCTGGCCGGAAGGGGCGCTGCGGGCGCGATTGCTCAATACTGGGCTAGAACCTTATGTAATCGAGCCGATGCAAGGGATCCTCCCGCCTACAGGGGCTTTGATTACGGGGGCGACAGAGCCGGATCCCCGCACAGCCCATCTCCCGGAGGAACAACAGCGTTTTTTTAATACTGCTCTCTTATTTGATGCAGAGGGCAACTTGCTGGATTTGTTCGGCAAGCAGTGGATCTTTCCCTACTTCGAGTCGGGGCGCTATGTGCCTTCCCCGGATGGCTATCGGCCTCTGGCGGGAGGAGAACGTTTCGGGCTGCTGGGGGTGATGGTTTGTTTGGAGAGTGTGTTGCCTGCTCCCAGCCGCACCTTGACTCGGAACGGAGCAGAGTCCTTGATCGTGATTTCGGATGATAGCTGGTTTGGCGATAGCCACTGGCCGATGCTGCACGGTAAGCTTTCGGTTTTCCGGGCCATTGAAAATCGGCGTAGCGTCGTGTTTGTGAACAATACCGGCGGCAATCTGGTGGTGGATCCCTCTGGTCGGCTACAGCAAACGGGGCCGATTTTTCAGCGAGGGGTGATTACGGGAGAGGTGATGCGGCGCTCAGAGCAAACCTTTTTCAGCCGTAGCGGCGATTGGATGGCATGGCTAACCCTGGCGCTGTCTTTAGGATTGTTGCGCTGGCGTTGGGGATCCCGTTCCAGGCGAGGATGA